Within Pseudomonadota bacterium, the genomic segment GGTGATGGTTGACTCGGTCACGGCACCGCCCGCCTGAAGGCGTACCTGTTGACCGACACGAATCCGATCCGCCTGCTCTGGAAACACCGCCAAATCGGCCCAAACGGTGGAAAGATCGGTGACCGTCATCAGGGTTTGGTCGCCGGCGATCTCGCCCGGGTTGGCCATACGGTCGGTAACTTCGCCGGCGATAGGCGATTCCAGCGTGTAGTTGCGCAGGCTGGCATCGGCCTCGATGGTCAGCAAGCGCTCGCCGACTTTCACCGAATCTCCGACCTGCTTATGCACCGATCGAACCACTCCGGGAAATCTCGCCCGCACCGGGTGAACCTGAGTGGTGACGGGGACCACACGACCGTAAAGCCGGACCGTCTCCCGTATCGAACCCGATTGTGCCGACGCTGTGGTAATACCGGCTTGCTCGGCGATCCGTTGTGGAATCGTAACCCGACCTTCGTGACTGGCGTAGGCCCAATGGTAATGCTCACCGCCGGCTCGCGCGTGAACCGTGACGTCGAACGAATGCGGTTCTGAGACCTCACCCTCGCCACGCAGGTAATTGCCTTCCGGTAGAAAGGTATAGCGGTCGATCTGGCCGCCGAGCCGCGCGAGTTCGACGGTGAGATCGACCGTTGTGGGATCGATCGGTTTTCCGTCCCGATACGGATAGACCCGAAATTCCGCCGGCACGCCACGCTCGTAGACCGTTATTTCCAGGGTCAGACCGTGACCGATCAGAAGTCTTCCACCGTGGGGGCCCTCGGGATTTTCCGCATGGTCATGGTGATCATGATCCTGGGGAGCGGCGTGGGAGGTCGTCGCCGCCGGGCTTTTGTGGGCATGATCCTCCGCGGCGCGTCCAGTGGACCAAGCGAGGCTGGAAATCACCAGAATCAGCGGGAACAAGCAGCTTCGTTGTGGCTTCACGATCATGATGAAGGCTCCTCACGAGCACTGAAGAGCGTCGGTTCCAGTGGCATACCGGCGAGGCGTTCGAGCTCGATACGGTTAATGTGAGCCGTTTCGGCTGCATCGATCAGAGATCGACGGGCATTCAGCAGCTCTCGTTGGGCCGCGGCGAATTCCTGGTAGCCATAGCGGCCACTTTCGTAGGCACGGCGCGTGTCGTTCAAAGCCGCCGTCAGCTGCGGGATGATTTCACCATGCAACACTTCGACGGCCGTCAGTGCGTGGATTCGCTCTTGATAAATGGAATACAGGCCTGATCGGATCTCGAGGATAGCGGCTTGACGGTCGTGTTCCGTCAACCGATAGCGGGCATCGGCCGCCATAATTTCGCCTTGCGAACGGGAGGCTGAAAACAAGGGCAGGCTGGCACCGAAGACCAAAGCCGTATCTTCGGTACCTTCTAAGCGCCGAAGACCGCCCGAAAACTCCACGCCTCCGCGGGATTGAGCTTCCGCGAGGCGCAGCTCAGCGTTGCGCATTCGTCGTCGTCGGTCGAACCGGGCGATGTCCGGATTGGCCTCGATGGTGGCCATCAGTCGATCCATATCGCCTGGCTCGCCCACCGCCAGCAAATCGCCCGTTGCCCGGTTAAAATTTGGACGGGATTCGCCCCACAAGCTGGCCAAGCGTACCCGGGCCGCACCAAGCTCATGTGCCGCGTGTTCGGCATCGAGCTCGGCTTGGGCCAGGGCCGCGCGGGCTCGCGCCCGCTCGGCCTGGGGCGATTGCCCCGCACGAACCCGTCGCTCCACCGATTCCAGCGTTCGCCGGCTAAGAGCGGTGGCCTCGGTCGCCAATGCCAATCGCTCCTGATCAGCGCGAACATGTACAAATCGGCGGGCAACCGTGGCCAGTAGATCCAGTTGCACCGACTGCTGCTCCGTTTCAAGCAAATCTTGTCGGCTACCCGCGACAGACACCCGTGCGGTTTGCTGGCCACCCAATTCCACCACGTGTGAAAGCGCTAGGGTCAACTCGGCCTGCTCGGTACCTTCCAGCGTGCCGGTACCAGCCACGTTTTCAATACCCACCCGGAGTTTGAGTGGTGGCCGAAGCCCTGCGGTTTTGTGTTCCGCAAGCAGTTCCTCTCGGCGAACACGGAACGTTTTCAACGCCGGGTTGTTCTCCAGGGTGGCGTGCATTGCCGCAGCAAGCGTCAACGGTGCGCCCGCGTGACGGTCGTCGGCCGCCGCCAGAATCGACCACCCGAGGGCGGACAAGGCGGCGACTATCAATAGTATTCGGGTCATGAACCCCTCCATTCCTGAATCGTGCTGACGCGCGCGCGGGGCGCCGTATTCTCAATACGGTCGGTTCGATTGAAAAGCGCGAAGATCTCAGATTGACCCGCGTCGCCGTAGGACCGCTCAAGGCCGTTTCCGTCGTCATTGATTTCGTTTCTACGGGCGATGACGATGCCACACGTTCCGTACGCGAACTCGAAGAGCGACGGAACTCAAACGGTCAGAGTGATCGGAGGCTCAATCCGACGATGATCAGAAGGCAGGGGGGGCCCGGAGGGGAGGGCGTTGTGTCCAAGCGGAACGAAAGGGAGGCGGCCGCGCGTCTACCACTCGGACGACACGGCGAATCGTCAATAGGAACAGGACGAATATCAGCACCGGGAGCAGGGCATGATACTTCTCACTGGCTTTGGACATCACCGGGATGGGAAGATCGACGTCCGGATCGGAATGGCCTTTTTGGTCATGGTGGTGATCGGCGTGGCCTCCAAGCATGTCCATATGTGCCGGCACGGACATGCCAGGCTCCGGCGCACTGCATACATGCACGTGCACGCCGACCACACGTGTCATCACCAACGCGATGATCGCGACCCATAACCCTGTTTGGCGAAACCGATGCATCGTCTGATGATAGTACCCGTGTTCCAAACCCGTCCAGGTTTTTACGCCCATTGCACCCGTCAATGGGCACGGACCGGGCAGCAGGTCATCGCGCAATGGTTGATTAGGTCAACCGCTCAAGCCACTCCAGCATTTGTTCCGGGTTGTCGAATATCGGTTGGGATTTTTCCCCCGCAGCCATGATCTGATCCAGCTTGTCCTGTTGGGCGACAAGGCAGGCCTGTGCGTGGCGCGCGCGCCGTTTTTTGTTGTCTAGTTCTCGGTACATCCAAGCCCACGATACCGGTCCGCTGGCCAGCGTCGCCAAGACAGAGCGGATTTCGTCCAGGTTGTATCCCACAGATTGGGCATAACGAATCAAACGGATTCGGGTGACGTCCGCCGGACTGAACAGCCGATATTGGTTATCTGGATGGCGCTGGGGGTTAAGTAATCCGATGCGTGCGTAGTAGCGCACAACATGTGGGGGGACCCCGGCGCGTTTGGCAATTTCGTTAACGACCATACGCTTGCTCCTTTGTTTATACCGAAAGTCAACAAAGAAGCGAAACTCACAAACGGATACGCGCACTCTCGAGGTAGACGGGTGGTCCTGATGGTGTGCGCGAATCGAGATGGTCTCGCGGAATTCGCGCGATCCCGTCGGGGTTGATCGCGAATGCTGCAAGTAACAGGATTGTTTTGTCCAGGGGCATCGGCGGGGATAAGTCCCTTTTATCCGGTGCCTGTGCGATGCTGGCGGTGTCACAGCTCATGGATCGATCGACCAGGGCGACGATACAGTTATCCGTCGGTGGGCTTGGCTGCGTCTCAGCTAGGCTATGGTCGGAATGACCGATTGTTTGGCAGTGGGGGGCGCGTTGTGTTTGATCGACATGGGCGCAGGCGACCGTCAGCGGACCGTAGAACAACACGCACAGGAGTATCCATGAACAGAGCCATTGGTGCGAGACGATGCAGAGTCTGATCGCGTGCATGCAAGAATTCTAGTTCAAGACGAACGCTGTGGGAAACACAGACGACAGAATCCCAAAACTTGCGACAGGCCTAGAAATGAGTTCGTCTGAGCAGCCTACTTCTGAGGACACCGATGCATCGAAATCCGCCCAATATGTGAGCAGGTTCTCGGTGCCGAAGATGGACTGTCCATCGGAAGAGCGCATGATCCGTCTGGCGCTTGAGACGATCGCGGGATGGCATGGAATCCACTGCGACCTGGATAAACGGACGGTGGATGTTTTCCATGACGGACCCATCGCCCCCATCACTGAGCGGCTCGCCGGATTAGGCCTTGGCGCCGTGCTCACAGAAACTCGTGAAACCCAAACCGATGATTTAACCCGCCTACGTGCTACCACAAAGGATGACGCGGCTGAAGCCCGGACGCTGCGGATACTGCTGGTTATTAACGGGGCGATGTTCGGGCTTGAGCTGATCGCAGGCTTGCTCGCCCAATCTGCCGGATTGATCGCGGACTCGCTGGATATGTTCGCCGATGCGGCGGTATACGGTGTTGCCCTGGGTGCCGTTGGACGAGGCGGAGCGGCCAAGGTGAGAGCGGCGCGGGTGGCCGGGATTTTGCAGTTAACGATGGCTATCGGACTGCTCTTCGAGGTGGGTCGACGGGTTCTATTCGGGAGTGACCCTTTATCGGCGCTGATGATCTTGATCGGCTTGCTGGCCTTGTCGGCCAATGTGCTTTGTTTGATGCTGATTCATCGTTACCGCGACGGTGGTGTGCACATGAAAGCGAGCTGGATATTCTCGGCCAACGATGTTCTTGCCAATATCGGTGTGATC encodes:
- a CDS encoding efflux RND transporter periplasmic adaptor subunit, whose translation is MIVKPQRSCLFPLILVISSLAWSTGRAAEDHAHKSPAATTSHAAPQDHDHHDHAENPEGPHGGRLLIGHGLTLEITVYERGVPAEFRVYPYRDGKPIDPTTVDLTVELARLGGQIDRYTFLPEGNYLRGEGEVSEPHSFDVTVHARAGGEHYHWAYASHEGRVTIPQRIAEQAGITTASAQSGSIRETVRLYGRVVPVTTQVHPVRARFPGVVRSVHKQVGDSVKVGERLLTIEADASLRNYTLESPIAGEVTDRMANPGEIAGDQTLMTVTDLSTVWADLAVFPEQADRIRVGQQVRLQAGGAVTESTITYRSPIGRPGPATIARVTLDNTQRIWPTGQWLEAEVVVSDAPAELIVDNRALQRFRDFTVVFAKFGDTYEVRMVELGRRDAHMSEVLSGLKPGTEYVVGNSYLIKADIEKSGASHEH
- a CDS encoding TolC family protein; protein product: MTRILLIVAALSALGWSILAAADDRHAGAPLTLAAAMHATLENNPALKTFRVRREELLAEHKTAGLRPPLKLRVGIENVAGTGTLEGTEQAELTLALSHVVELGGQQTARVSVAGSRQDLLETEQQSVQLDLLATVARRFVHVRADQERLALATEATALSRRTLESVERRVRAGQSPQAERARARAALAQAELDAEHAAHELGAARVRLASLWGESRPNFNRATGDLLAVGEPGDMDRLMATIEANPDIARFDRRRRMRNAELRLAEAQSRGGVEFSGGLRRLEGTEDTALVFGASLPLFSASRSQGEIMAADARYRLTEHDRQAAILEIRSGLYSIYQERIHALTAVEVLHGEIIPQLTAALNDTRRAYESGRYGYQEFAAAQRELLNARRSLIDAAETAHINRIELERLAGMPLEPTLFSAREEPSS
- a CDS encoding MerR family transcriptional regulator translates to MVVNEIAKRAGVPPHVVRYYARIGLLNPQRHPDNQYRLFSPADVTRIRLIRYAQSVGYNLDEIRSVLATLASGPVSWAWMYRELDNKKRRARHAQACLVAQQDKLDQIMAAGEKSQPIFDNPEQMLEWLERLT
- a CDS encoding cation transporter, whose amino-acid sequence is MDCPSEERMIRLALETIAGWHGIHCDLDKRTVDVFHDGPIAPITERLAGLGLGAVLTETRETQTDDLTRLRATTKDDAAEARTLRILLVINGAMFGLELIAGLLAQSAGLIADSLDMFADAAVYGVALGAVGRGGAAKVRAARVAGILQLTMAIGLLFEVGRRVLFGSDPLSALMILIGLLALSANVLCLMLIHRYRDGGVHMKASWIFSANDVLANIGVIVAGLLVCYSGSRYPDLIIGTLIGLVVLLGAFRIMRLKS